GTCGCTCGCCTCGCGGTCGTAGAGCCTGCCGGACCAGGCGCTGATGCGCAGGCTGACCAGCATGGCGTCCCGGGTGAGGTCCATTGGAATTCCTCCTCTCGGTCTATCGGAGAGTCCACAGGGGGACCTGGATTGCGGCGGAGAGCTTCCGCCGCGCGGCATCGCGACTGCGCGCCGTCACGGCGTACTCGCGCGACGGGGCATCGCCGGCCGGATAGTGGTTGATCATCCAGCACTGCATGGTCTCCTCCTTTACCGGGTCCTGGCGGCGGCCCAGCGGATGAAGGCGGGGGAGCGCTGGAGCGCAGGGTCGCGGCGCACGCACGCTCCCACCAGCGACTCTCCCACCTCCCTCCTGAGCCGCTCCGCAAAGGTCACGATGGCGTCCATGGTGACGTCTGTCGCAAGACGGTAGAGCGAGCCGCAGAGCGCCATCAACGCGCTCGCGTTCTCCGGGATGTTCGCGTTGGCGGGGTCGTTCAGGACCGCCCTGGGATGGGGCAGCTCACGCCAGACGTTCAGGAACGCCGAGAACTCCACCGCCGCCGCCTCGCCAACGGTCCCCCGGAAAAGCGCCCGCTCCGTTGCCGGATCGAGCCCGTTCCGGTGTTTGACGATGTTGCTGACTGCCTCCCAGGTGCGCGGACAGGGAAACGCTTTCTCCGTGGACTGCGGATCGAACCGGTGCAGGAGGTCGGGCTGGTAGGTGACGAAGAAAAGTACCTCGGAAACGATGCCGTGGGCGGCGCCCCAGGCGAGCCAGTCTTCGACATCGACGCGGATCTCCAGGTGGACGAAGCGCGAGGCCAGGGGAGTGGGCATGCGGTGGACGACGCCTCGGTCTGTCTCCCGGTTGCCGCAGGCGATGAGCGAGGCGCCCTCGGGCAACTCGTACTCGCCCACCTTGCGGTCGAGAACCAACTGGTACAGAGCCGCCTGAACCATGGGGACAGCGGAGGGCAGTTCTTCGAGGTTGATGAGCCAGCGGCCTGGATCGTCGGACGGGGGCAGGAATGCGGGCGGAGCCCAGCGCGTGCGGTCATCGGCGTCGCGCCAGGGGATGCCGCGGAGATCGACGGGGTCGAGCAGCAGAGCCCGGACGTCCACGTACTGCCGGTTCGTGGCAGCGGCCACCTGCTGGGCGATCTGGCTCTTGGCGGCCCCGGGTGGCCCCCACACCACTACCGGCTGGCGGGCCTCGACCAGCATGGCGAGGACCTCTGCGAGCTCGCTAGGGCGGAGCGTGTAGTCGGCGGAAATCTTCTCGGGAAGGGGCATGGGCAACCTCCATGATGGGGGGAAGATGGAAACGGAGCGGGTACCTTCCGGGACTGCCCGGCCCGCGCCCCGCCGCGGCTAGCCTCCGGCTCTTCGTGCTGGAGCGCCCGGCGGGCGGATGGACCCGGACGTCGTGCGGCAATGCTGGAACCGTTGGTGACAGAGCCTCGCACGCGCGGTCGTGATCCTCGGTGGAGTGGTGTGGGGCATGGCGGCGCCCTCCCGTGCCGGTGGCGTTGGCGAGCCCGGCTCGCCTGCCAGCCGCCACAAGGGCGCGGATGACCGCCCGCGCTCCGGGATTCGCACGGGCCGGCTACGACCTCCGGCGGCGGGAGACGCACGGGTGGAGCCCGAGGCGCCGGGTGGATGCGTGGCTGGAGACCGGGCGGCCGCGCGTATCTGAACCGTGGCCGCCCGGTCCCGGCGAGGAGTCATTTCCGGAACCTGATGGGACGCGACCACGGGCGAGCCGGCGATTCGCCTCGCCCTGGCGGCGCGAGAGCGTGTCGCGGAAAGCACCGGGAGCCATACCCCGGCTTGCGTTTTCACGGCCTGCACCCGTGATGTATGATT
The sequence above is drawn from the Deltaproteobacteria bacterium genome and encodes:
- a CDS encoding MoxR family ATPase, whose protein sequence is MPLPEKISADYTLRPSELAEVLAMLVEARQPVVVWGPPGAAKSQIAQQVAAATNRQYVDVRALLLDPVDLRGIPWRDADDRTRWAPPAFLPPSDDPGRWLINLEELPSAVPMVQAALYQLVLDRKVGEYELPEGASLIACGNRETDRGVVHRMPTPLASRFVHLEIRVDVEDWLAWGAAHGIVSEVLFFVTYQPDLLHRFDPQSTEKAFPCPRTWEAVSNIVKHRNGLDPATERALFRGTVGEAAAVEFSAFLNVWRELPHPRAVLNDPANANIPENASALMALCGSLYRLATDVTMDAIVTFAERLRREVGESLVGACVRRDPALQRSPAFIRWAAARTR